In Acinetobacter piscicola, a single window of DNA contains:
- a CDS encoding GlpM family protein yields MLSLLLKCVIGAVVVLLIAVLSKSKVFYIAGLVPLFPTFALIAHVIVAQDKGAEALRQTALFGIWSLIPYFVYLFTVYILATKMPIWSCLGVATGCWIVAAVILILGWNSYFS; encoded by the coding sequence ATGCTGTCTTTGTTGTTGAAATGTGTGATTGGGGCAGTCGTCGTGTTGTTGATCGCTGTATTATCTAAAAGTAAGGTGTTTTATATCGCAGGTTTAGTCCCGCTATTTCCCACATTTGCGTTGATTGCGCATGTGATTGTGGCACAAGACAAAGGTGCAGAAGCATTAAGGCAAACTGCATTGTTTGGTATCTGGTCTTTAATTCCTTATTTTGTCTATCTTTTTACGGTGTATATATTGGCAACAAAAATGCCGATTTGGTCGTGTTTGGGTGTTGCAACAGGATGCTGGATTGTGGCGGCAGTCATTTTGATTTTGGGATGGAATAGTTATTTTTCATAA
- the tenA gene encoding thiaminase II: MSFSQDVWQRNHALYQKTLALPFNQELAAGTLDKAAFCHYVIQDAHYLVAYGRALAVCGAKAFDADDIIQFTQGAKEAIVVERSLHDGFMQNFGISKEDFENTPLTLACHHYTSFLTATAWSESYPVVLASLLPCFWIYAEVGKDIVSASVTNNPYQAWVDTYSGEEFNEAVKNVLATIDRIAERCDADTIEKMHKAYTKGAELEYLFWDGAYHQRQWLSLDEQ, from the coding sequence ATGTCATTTTCTCAAGATGTCTGGCAACGTAATCACGCACTCTATCAAAAAACCTTAGCACTTCCATTTAACCAAGAACTGGCTGCAGGGACTTTAGACAAAGCGGCTTTTTGTCACTATGTGATTCAAGATGCTCACTATTTGGTGGCATATGGTCGTGCCCTCGCTGTGTGTGGTGCGAAGGCATTTGATGCCGATGACATTATTCAGTTTACCCAAGGTGCTAAAGAAGCCATTGTGGTTGAACGCAGTTTGCATGATGGTTTTATGCAAAATTTTGGTATTAGCAAAGAGGATTTTGAAAATACGCCTTTGACTTTGGCTTGTCATCATTACACCTCATTTTTAACTGCAACGGCTTGGTCTGAAAGTTATCCTGTTGTTTTAGCATCACTATTACCTTGTTTTTGGATTTATGCAGAAGTCGGCAAGGATATTGTGAGTGCGTCTGTTACCAATAACCCTTATCAGGCATGGGTAGATACTTATTCAGGTGAAGAGTTTAATGAAGCGGTTAAAAATGTTTTAGCCACCATTGACCGTATTGCAGAACGTTGTGATGCAGATACCATCGAGAAAATGCATAAGGCATATACCAAAGGTGCTGAACTTGAGTATTTATTTTGGGATGGCGCTTATCATCAAAGACAATGGTTAAGTTTAGATGAGCAATAA
- a CDS encoding YciI family protein: MYIIQLQYQKPLEEVDVYLRDHVKWLKQQFECGHFIAAGRKDPVTGGVLFAKNMPLAELEEILKLDPFQAVAQYDITKLDVGLTHADFENLKGI, translated from the coding sequence ATGTACATCATTCAGTTGCAATATCAAAAACCATTAGAAGAAGTCGATGTTTATCTACGCGATCATGTGAAATGGTTGAAACAACAATTTGAATGTGGTCATTTCATTGCGGCAGGGCGTAAAGACCCTGTAACAGGAGGTGTACTGTTTGCGAAGAATATGCCTTTGGCTGAACTTGAAGAAATTTTAAAATTAGATCCTTTTCAGGCGGTTGCTCAGTATGACATTACAAAATTAGATGTGGGCTTAACACATGCCGATTTTGAAAATCTAAAAGGCATTTAA